Part of the Pseudomonadota bacterium genome is shown below.
GAACGGCTCAGGCACCGCTATCTCGAGACACTCGGAGACGACGCGCGCGTGCTCGACCGCGCGACGCGCACGATTGTCGAACAGGTGGAGAGCATGAAGTCGATGGTGAAGGCCTTCGCCGAGTACGCCGATACACCGGCCTTGCAATTCACGGACGTCGACTTGTCGGTGCTCCTGGGTGATGTGGTCGAACTCTACCGCGGCCTGCCGTCCGGGCGTGATATCAAGCTCAGCTGCGCGGACGGTTTGCCGGCGATCAACGGCGACGAGGGGCGGTTGCGCCAGTTGTTGCACAACCTGGTCAAGAACGCGCTGGAAGCCCAGGAAGGGCAACCGTTTGCACGCGTCGATATCTGGCTAGAGAGCACCGACGCCGGTCGGTCGGTGGAGTTGCGGATCCGCGACCGCGGGCCGGGCTTCGATCTCGGTCGCATCGACCGGATCTTCGAGCCTTATGTGACAGGCAAAGTCCGCGGAACGGGGCTAGGCTTGGCAATTGTGAAACAAATTGTCACCGAGCACGACGGTGACATCGACTTGGGGAATGCCGAGGGCGGCGGCGCCGTGATCACGGTGCGCTTTCCGGTGTTGGCAGGATGAGTGACGCATGACAGCGAAATCGATTTTGGTGGTTGACGATGAGCCGGATATCCGCGACACCGTTCAGGAGATCCTCATCGATGAAGGCTATGACGTGTCAACCGCGGAGAACGCCGCGGTGGCGCGCGAACTGCGGGACACGCTGAAACCGGACCTGGTGCTGCTCGACGTCTGGATGCCGGACGAGGACGGCATCACGGTGCTGGCGGGTTGGCAGGAGAGTGGGGCGCTGGAGTGCCCGGTGGTGATGATGTCAGGGCACGGTACTGTCGAGACCGCGGTGGAAGCGACGCGGCTCGGTGCCGTGGATTTCGTCGAGAAGCCCCTGTCGTTGCAAAAGCTGTTGCGCACGGTGGACAAGTCGTTGCGCAGTTGGAACGCGCCCTCGCCGCACACCGACGCGGCCGTTCAGCCCTCGCCGATGCCGTGGGTCGGGTCGAGCGATTACAGCCGTGACCTGCGTGAGCAACTGCCCAAAGTGGCCTCGAGTTCGGCGCCGGTGCTGCTCACCGGGCCGGCTGGGTCGTTGAAGCATCAACTCGCCCAACGCCTGCACGTCGACGGCGAACGGCACGGCCAACCCTACGTCGTCGTGCGCTGCGACGCGCTCGACCCACGCACCCTGGCGGTGGAGCTGTTCGGCGGCGAGCACGCCGGCGAACGCACGGTCGGCTCGCTCGAGCAAGCCGCCGGCGGCACGCTGTTCCTGCAGGACGTGTTCGAGTTGCCGCGCGTGGCGCAGAAGCAGCTCAGTGCCTGCCTCGCGTCGGGCGTCTACCACCGCGTCGGCGGTGCCGCCTCGCTGCAGCTCGACGCGCGCGTGGTGGCCTCGGTCGACGGCGAAGCGCTGGCCGACAGCCCGGAAGTCAGCGAAGACCTCTTCTACCAACTCAACGTCGTGCCCATTCGCACCCGGCCGTTGGCCGAGCACAAGGAAGACATCCCCGCCATTGTCGACGCCGTGATCGACCACCTGGTGGCGATCGAATCGCTGACCTACCGGCACATGGGGGTGGCGGCCAAGAACCGGCTGCGCCACGCCGACTGGCCGGGCGACCTCGTGCAGTTGCTGAACCTGATCAAACGCCTGCTGATTCTCGGCGACGGGCTCGAAATCACGGTCGCCGAGGTCGACACCGCGCTGAGCGATGCCACGCCGCTCGAGCCCATGCTCGGCCAGGAGGGCGAACTGTTCCGGCTGCCGATGCACCTGCCGCTGCGGGAGGCGCGTGCCGAGTTCGAGCGTGTCTACCTGGCCCAACAGTTGAAAGACGTTGACGGACGCATGGGCGAACTGGCAACGCGGGTGGGAATGGAACGCACGCACCTCTACCGCAAACTGCGCAGCCTGGGTATCGAGACCAAACGGGCGGGCGACTGAGAGTCGGCATGAAGATCATCATCCTGGGGGCGGGGCAGGTCGGGACGGCCGTGGCGCGAAACCTCGCCGACGAGAACAACGACGTGACCATCGTCGACACCAACGCGGATGTCCTGCAGGAGATGCAATCCCGGCTGGACCTGCGCGCGGTGGTCGGGCCGGCATCGCACCCGGACATCCTGCGCCGTGCGGGCGCGGACGACGCCGACCTCCTGATCGCCTGCACCAGCGCGGACGAGGTCAACATGATGGCCTGTCAGATCGCCTACACGGTGTTTCAGACGCCGACCAAGATCGCCCGCGTGCGCAGTCCGGCCTACCGCAACGTCGAGGCGCTGTTTCACAGCGAGCACATCCCGGTCGACTATCTGATCAGCCCGGAGCAGCTGGTCACCTTGCACATCGAACGCTTGATCGAGCTGCCAGGTGCGCTGCAGGCAATCGATTTTGCCGAAGGGCATTTGCGTTTGATCGGTGTCCGGGCCGAGAGCGGTGGTCGCGTCGTCGGACACAAGCTGCGCACCCTGCGGGAACACCTGCCCGACGTCGACAGCCGCGTAGTTGCGATCTACCGCGGCGACCACGCGATCATCCCGACGGGCGACACGGTGGTCGAGGCCGGCGACGAGGTGTTCTTCCTCGCGGCGCGCCGGCACGCGGCGGCCGTGATGGAAGAGATGCGCGCAGCGGCTCAACCCAACCGCCACGTGATGATCGCTGGCGGCGGCAACATCGGCTATCAGCTCGCGCGGCGACTGCAACACCACTACCGGGTCAAGCTGATCGAACGCAACCCGGAGCGCGCCGAGTTTCTGGCCGGTGAGCTCGATTGCATGGTGTTGCAGGGCGATGCGGCGGACGTCGACTTGATCGTCGAGGAGAACATCCAGGACATGGATATCTTCTGCGCGCTGACCAACGACGACGAGGCCAATATCCTCTCGGCGATCCTCGCCAAGGACCGCGGTGCCGGCAAGGTGATGTCGCTGGTCAACCGCGTTGCATACTCCGAGTTGATTCCGACCAGCATGATCGACGTCGCGGTGTCGCCGCACCAGATCACCATCGGTCAGTTGCTCACACACGTGCGGCGCGGCAATGTCGAAGCGGTGCACTCGTTGCGGCGGGGTGTCGCCGAGGTCATCGAGGCAATTGCGACCGGGGACCGCAAGACCTCCCGGCTGGTCGGCCGCCAGATCGGTGAAGTGGATCTGCCGCTCAACAGCACCATTGGCGCCTTGGTGCGGGGCGAGGCCGTGCTAATGGCGCACCACGACAGCGTGATCGAGGCGGGCGACCACATCATCTTCTTCGTCAGCGACAAGCGACGGATACCTGAGATCGAGCGCCTGTGTCAGGTCAAGGCGACCTTCATTTGATGCCCTCCGCGGACACACAAGCCGGGCACCGCCATGCAGCGTGACGTCATCCAGCGGGTGTTGGGTTACCTGTTGTGCCTGTTCAGCAGCACGATGGTGCCGCCGGCGATGGTCGCCTGGTTTTACGGTGAGGCGGTGATCGGCGTTTTCCTGTCGTCCGGCCTGGTCATTCTGCTGGTCGGCTCGGCGCTGCTGGTGCCCGTGCGCGCCGTGCGCAAACCGCTGCGCTTGCGCGACGGCTACCTGATCGTCGTCCTGTTCTGGCTGGTGCTGAGCATCGCCGGGGCGTTGCCGTTCATGATGTTCGCCTACCCGCAGATGAGTCTGGCGCAGGCGTTGTTCGAGTCGTTCTCTGGGCTGACCACGACGGGTGCGACCGTCATCGTCGGCCTCGACTACCTGCCGCGTGCCGTGTTGTTCTACCGCCAGGAGCTGCAGTGGCTCGGCGGCATGGGCATCATCGTCCTGGCCGTCGCCATCCTGCCTATGTTGGGCATTGGTGGCATGCAGCTCTACCAGGCCGAAACGTCGGGACCGCACAAGGACAGCAAGCTCACTCCGCGCATCGCGCAAACGGCCAAGGCGCTCTGGTTGATCTACCTCGCGCTGACCGTCGCTTGCGGCACAGCCTACTGGCTTGCCGGCATG
Proteins encoded:
- a CDS encoding sigma-54 dependent transcriptional regulator, yielding MTAKSILVVDDEPDIRDTVQEILIDEGYDVSTAENAAVARELRDTLKPDLVLLDVWMPDEDGITVLAGWQESGALECPVVMMSGHGTVETAVEATRLGAVDFVEKPLSLQKLLRTVDKSLRSWNAPSPHTDAAVQPSPMPWVGSSDYSRDLREQLPKVASSSAPVLLTGPAGSLKHQLAQRLHVDGERHGQPYVVVRCDALDPRTLAVELFGGEHAGERTVGSLEQAAGGTLFLQDVFELPRVAQKQLSACLASGVYHRVGGAASLQLDARVVASVDGEALADSPEVSEDLFYQLNVVPIRTRPLAEHKEDIPAIVDAVIDHLVAIESLTYRHMGVAAKNRLRHADWPGDLVQLLNLIKRLLILGDGLEITVAEVDTALSDATPLEPMLGQEGELFRLPMHLPLREARAEFERVYLAQQLKDVDGRMGELATRVGMERTHLYRKLRSLGIETKRAGD
- the trkA gene encoding Trk system potassium transporter TrkA; amino-acid sequence: MKIIILGAGQVGTAVARNLADENNDVTIVDTNADVLQEMQSRLDLRAVVGPASHPDILRRAGADDADLLIACTSADEVNMMACQIAYTVFQTPTKIARVRSPAYRNVEALFHSEHIPVDYLISPEQLVTLHIERLIELPGALQAIDFAEGHLRLIGVRAESGGRVVGHKLRTLREHLPDVDSRVVAIYRGDHAIIPTGDTVVEAGDEVFFLAARRHAAAVMEEMRAAAQPNRHVMIAGGGNIGYQLARRLQHHYRVKLIERNPERAEFLAGELDCMVLQGDAADVDLIVEENIQDMDIFCALTNDDEANILSAILAKDRGAGKVMSLVNRVAYSELIPTSMIDVAVSPHQITIGQLLTHVRRGNVEAVHSLRRGVAEVIEAIATGDRKTSRLVGRQIGEVDLPLNSTIGALVRGEAVLMAHHDSVIEAGDHIIFFVSDKRRIPEIERLCQVKATFI